One Cryobacterium roopkundense genomic region harbors:
- the argJ gene encoding bifunctional glutamate N-acetyltransferase/amino-acid acetyltransferase ArgJ: MSVTAAAGFAAAGVTAGLKKSGGLDLAIVQNLGPLTSCATVFTANRCQANPVIWSQQVMKDGVVSAIVLNSGGANCYTGTIGFQTTHATAEAVATGLGISAGDVLVCSTGLIGEQLNLDLVTAGVVDAALALKTDAASTPDAALLAARAIMTTDTTPKQSVYVAPAGWTVGGMAKGAGMLAPGLATMLVVITTDARLSSAQLDAALRQATRVTFDRLDSDGCMSTNDTVSLLASGASGIEADEAEFTAALVALCQDLTLQLQADAEGSAHDVAIEVRNAASEPDAVTVARAVSRSALFKTAIYGNDPNWGRVLAAVGTTDAAFDPYGIDVAINGVQVCTAGEPDQPRELVDLTPRAVSVVIDLHEGDETATVWTNDLTHEYVEENSAYSS, translated from the coding sequence ATGAGCGTCACCGCAGCAGCAGGATTCGCAGCAGCCGGCGTTACCGCCGGACTCAAGAAGTCGGGCGGGCTCGACCTCGCCATCGTGCAGAACCTCGGACCGCTCACGAGCTGCGCCACGGTGTTCACAGCCAACCGCTGCCAGGCCAACCCGGTGATCTGGAGCCAGCAGGTGATGAAGGATGGCGTCGTCAGCGCCATCGTGCTCAACTCCGGCGGGGCCAACTGCTACACCGGCACGATCGGTTTTCAGACGACGCACGCTACGGCCGAGGCCGTAGCGACCGGCCTTGGCATCTCCGCAGGCGACGTTCTCGTGTGCTCGACGGGCCTGATTGGCGAGCAGCTCAACCTCGATCTCGTCACGGCCGGAGTGGTCGATGCCGCCCTGGCCCTCAAAACGGATGCCGCCTCCACCCCCGACGCAGCCCTCCTGGCCGCCCGCGCCATCATGACCACCGACACCACGCCCAAGCAGTCCGTGTATGTGGCACCGGCCGGCTGGACCGTGGGCGGCATGGCCAAGGGGGCCGGAATGCTCGCGCCCGGCCTCGCCACGATGCTCGTGGTCATCACGACAGACGCTCGGCTCAGCTCGGCTCAGCTCGACGCCGCACTACGCCAGGCGACGCGTGTCACCTTCGACCGCCTCGACTCCGACGGCTGCATGTCCACCAACGACACCGTGAGCCTGCTCGCCTCCGGCGCGAGCGGGATCGAGGCCGACGAGGCCGAGTTCACTGCTGCGCTCGTGGCACTCTGTCAGGACCTCACCCTGCAGTTGCAGGCCGACGCCGAGGGCTCGGCCCACGACGTGGCCATCGAGGTGCGCAACGCCGCCTCCGAGCCCGACGCCGTCACGGTGGCTCGCGCCGTCTCCCGCAGCGCCCTGTTCAAGACGGCGATTTACGGCAACGATCCCAACTGGGGTCGGGTGCTCGCCGCGGTCGGCACAACGGATGCCGCCTTCGACCCCTATGGCATCGACGTCGCGATCAACGGGGTGCAGGTGTGTACCGCGGGAGAGCCGGACCAGCCCCGCGAGCTGGTGGACCTCACTCCACGCGCCGTCTCGGTGGTCATCGACCTGCATGAGGGTGACGAAACCGCGACCGTGTGGACAAACGATCTCACCCACGAATACGTCGAAGAGAACAGCGCGTACTCGAGCTGA
- the argC gene encoding N-acetyl-gamma-glutamyl-phosphate reductase, whose protein sequence is MVFSVAVAGASGYAGGELLRLLAGHPEFSVRTVTANSNAGQRLVDVQPHLRSLSHLTLSDTTSESLSGHDVVFLALPHGKSGVLTAHLPADTLVVDCGADHRLESERDWAAFYGGDYYGAWAYGVPELPTASGRLRDLLASARRIAAPGCNASTVALALAPGIRAGVIEEADLVAVLAVGPSGAGKSLKLPNLAAEILGSANPYAVGGTHRHIPEIQQSLRWAGASQPTISFTPVIVPMSRGILSTATARLVPGTSAAAVRAAWEETYADEHFVHVLPEGHFPRTADVLGANTALIGLAVDEAAGRVVTITAVDNLVKGTAGAAIQSANIALGLPQALGLTMNGVAP, encoded by the coding sequence ATGGTTTTTTCGGTGGCAGTGGCGGGCGCAAGTGGCTATGCGGGCGGGGAATTGCTGCGGTTGTTGGCCGGGCACCCCGAATTCTCGGTGCGAACTGTCACCGCGAACAGCAACGCCGGTCAACGTCTCGTGGATGTGCAGCCGCATTTACGGTCGCTTTCGCACCTCACGCTGAGCGACACGACGTCCGAGTCGCTCAGCGGCCACGACGTGGTGTTCCTCGCGCTGCCGCACGGCAAATCAGGCGTACTGACCGCGCACCTGCCCGCCGATACGCTTGTCGTGGACTGTGGTGCGGACCACCGCCTCGAGAGCGAACGGGACTGGGCCGCCTTCTACGGGGGCGATTACTACGGCGCCTGGGCGTACGGGGTTCCCGAACTACCCACCGCGTCGGGCCGGCTGCGCGACCTGCTCGCGAGCGCCCGCCGTATTGCTGCCCCGGGCTGCAACGCGAGCACCGTTGCGCTCGCCCTCGCCCCGGGCATCCGCGCCGGGGTGATTGAGGAGGCAGACCTCGTGGCCGTGCTCGCAGTCGGTCCGTCCGGCGCCGGTAAGAGCCTCAAACTGCCCAACCTCGCCGCCGAGATCCTCGGGTCCGCCAACCCCTACGCCGTGGGCGGCACACACCGGCACATCCCCGAGATCCAGCAGAGCCTTCGCTGGGCGGGCGCGAGCCAGCCGACCATCTCCTTCACCCCGGTGATCGTGCCCATGTCGCGTGGAATCCTGTCGACCGCCACGGCACGCCTCGTTCCCGGAACGAGCGCCGCCGCGGTTCGTGCCGCCTGGGAGGAGACCTACGCCGACGAACACTTCGTGCATGTGCTGCCCGAGGGCCATTTTCCTCGCACCGCCGACGTACTCGGCGCGAACACCGCGCTCATCGGCCTCGCCGTGGATGAGGCCGCCGGCCGCGTCGTCACGATCACTGCGGTCGATAATCTTGTCAAGGGCACCGCCGGCGCTGCCATCCAATCGGCCAATATCGCCCTCGGCCTGCCTCAGGCCCTCGGGCTGACCATGAATGGAGTTGCCCCATGA
- a CDS encoding DNA-3-methyladenine glycosylase has translation MSFDRSVLTRPSVEVAPLLLGAVLSRDGVSVRITEVEAYLGESDPGSHAFRGITKRTATMYGPPGHVYAYFSYGMHVCANVVCSPEGEASAVLVRGGEIVAGLMEARLRRPTAENDRDLARGPARLTKALGIALSDDGADLNTAPFDLELPERPASFLAGPRTGVGGDGGGVAFPWRFWMPGEASVSPYRRHPPS, from the coding sequence ATGAGCTTCGACCGCAGCGTATTGACTCGGCCGTCCGTCGAGGTGGCCCCGCTTCTCTTGGGCGCGGTCCTCTCCCGCGATGGTGTCTCGGTGCGCATCACGGAGGTTGAGGCCTATCTCGGCGAAAGCGACCCCGGGTCGCATGCCTTTCGCGGCATAACCAAGCGCACTGCAACGATGTACGGCCCGCCCGGTCACGTCTACGCATATTTCAGTTACGGTATGCACGTGTGCGCCAACGTGGTCTGCTCGCCCGAAGGCGAGGCATCCGCCGTGCTTGTGCGCGGCGGAGAGATCGTTGCCGGGCTCATGGAGGCGCGGCTGCGTCGGCCGACCGCGGAGAACGACCGTGACCTCGCGCGGGGACCGGCCCGACTCACGAAGGCGCTGGGCATCGCCCTGTCCGACGATGGGGCGGACCTGAATACGGCCCCGTTCGATCTCGAGTTACCCGAACGACCGGCATCGTTTCTCGCCGGACCACGCACGGGCGTGGGTGGTGACGGCGGGGGAGTGGCCTTCCCGTGGCGGTTCTGGATGCCCGGGGAGGCATCCGTGTCGCCCTACCGTCGCCATCCGCCTAGCTGA
- a CDS encoding acetylornithine transaminase, whose protein sequence is MSTPSTTTATWPDRYAASMMGTFAPPLALLVRGEGCYAWDDEGTEYLDFLAGIAVNSLGHAHPDLVATVTEQMSTLAHVSNYFASEPQLDLAERLQRLAGAGAEGRVYFCNSGTEANEAAFKLARLNVVGGTRPRILTLVDSFHGRTMGALALTGKPAMQAPFDPMPGGVEHIDSTIEALEAAVDDTVSAFVLEPIKGEAGVLPLPDGYLRRARELCTQHGVLLILDEIQTGVARTGEWFAFQHEGVQPDAVTLAKGLGGGLPIGALVTFGAASALFQRGQHGSTFGGNPLVTAAANTVLAVIERDDLVANAARRGEQLREIIAGLGSPLIDGVRGRGLLLGVALHEPVARELAASALAAGLIVNAPNDSTIRLAPPLIVGDAEIAEFGRRFGQALATL, encoded by the coding sequence ATGAGTACGCCCAGCACCACGACAGCAACCTGGCCGGACCGTTACGCCGCCTCGATGATGGGCACGTTCGCGCCGCCCCTCGCCCTGCTCGTGCGCGGCGAGGGCTGCTACGCCTGGGACGACGAGGGCACCGAATACCTCGACTTCCTCGCCGGCATCGCCGTCAACTCCCTCGGCCACGCCCACCCCGACCTCGTCGCGACGGTCACGGAGCAGATGTCAACGCTTGCACACGTGTCCAACTACTTCGCCAGCGAGCCGCAGCTCGACCTGGCCGAACGCCTGCAGCGGCTCGCCGGCGCCGGCGCCGAGGGCCGCGTCTACTTCTGCAACTCGGGCACCGAGGCCAACGAGGCCGCCTTCAAGCTCGCCAGACTCAACGTGGTCGGCGGGACCCGTCCCCGCATCCTCACCCTGGTCGACTCCTTTCATGGCCGCACCATGGGCGCCCTCGCGCTCACCGGGAAGCCCGCGATGCAGGCCCCGTTCGACCCGATGCCCGGGGGAGTCGAGCACATCGACAGCACCATCGAGGCGCTCGAGGCAGCGGTCGACGACACGGTTTCCGCCTTCGTGCTCGAACCGATCAAGGGCGAAGCCGGCGTGCTGCCCCTCCCCGACGGTTACCTGCGCCGCGCCCGCGAGCTCTGCACCCAACACGGCGTGCTGCTCATCCTCGACGAGATCCAGACCGGAGTCGCCCGAACCGGGGAGTGGTTCGCCTTCCAGCATGAGGGAGTGCAACCGGATGCCGTCACTCTCGCCAAGGGGCTGGGTGGCGGCCTGCCGATCGGCGCGCTCGTGACCTTCGGGGCGGCATCCGCTCTGTTCCAGCGCGGCCAGCATGGGTCGACCTTCGGCGGTAACCCGCTCGTGACCGCCGCCGCCAACACAGTGTTGGCCGTGATCGAGCGCGACGACCTCGTCGCCAACGCCGCCCGCCGCGGTGAGCAGCTGCGCGAGATCATCGCCGGACTGGGCTCGCCGCTCATCGACGGGGTGCGCGGGCGGGGCCTGCTGCTCGGCGTGGCGCTGCACGAGCCGGTCGCGCGCGAGCTCGCGGCATCCGCTCTCGCGGCAGGCCTGATCGTGAACGCGCCCAACGATTCCACCATTCGCTTGGCTCCGCCGCTCATCGTGGGCGACGCCGAGATCGCCGAATTCGGGCGACGATTCGGGCAGGCACTGGCCACGCTCTAG
- a CDS encoding CPBP family intramembrane glutamic endopeptidase, producing MLRLAAYYLPLVALSFLQYSKGINPELTSQAVILVCTVMICVGLLEELIFRGILFQAIISRGTVIRAIYLCGFTFRFGHVVNLLRGYSPVDQLIQLVAAIAIGVTLGYCVAITRSILPGVLFHILFNVSGSLTNHDPLWDTVLVALMVVVLVPYIAYLHRVLSRLPHLDDEKRAVLATAAPTT from the coding sequence ATGCTCCGCCTCGCCGCGTATTACTTACCGCTCGTGGCGCTGTCGTTCCTGCAATACAGCAAGGGCATCAACCCCGAGCTGACGTCACAGGCCGTGATACTCGTGTGCACCGTGATGATCTGTGTCGGGCTGCTGGAGGAGCTCATTTTTCGGGGCATCCTGTTTCAAGCCATCATCAGCAGAGGGACCGTCATCCGGGCCATCTACCTATGCGGCTTCACTTTCCGTTTCGGTCATGTCGTCAACCTCTTGCGCGGGTATTCCCCGGTCGACCAGCTCATCCAACTCGTCGCAGCGATCGCGATAGGCGTCACGCTGGGCTACTGCGTCGCCATCACCCGCAGCATCCTGCCCGGTGTTCTCTTTCACATTCTCTTCAACGTCAGCGGAAGCCTCACTAACCACGATCCGCTGTGGGACACCGTCCTCGTGGCCCTGATGGTCGTCGTACTCGTGCCGTACATTGCGTATCTGCACCGCGTGCTCAGTCGCCTTCCGCACCTTGACGACGAAAAACGCGCAGTCCTGGCCACCGCAGCGCCGACGACCTGA
- the argF gene encoding ornithine carbamoyltransferase, with protein MTRHFLRDDDLSPAEQAEILDLALELKRDRFAVRPLAGPQTVAVIFDKSSTRTRVSFAVGIADLGGSPLIISTANSQLGGKETASDTARVLERQVAAIVWRTYGQAGLEEMAHGTTVPVINALSDDFHPCQLLADLLTIREHRGDLAGQTLAFLGDGACNMGQSYLLAGATAGMHVRIASPAGYTPTDAVVADATAIALRTGGSVALFTDPLEAVAGVDVVITDTWVSMGKEEEKATRLGDLGRYRVDADMMALAKPGAHFMHCLPADRGYEVTADVIDGPQSIIWDEAENRLHAQKALLVWLLAHNA; from the coding sequence GTGACCCGCCATTTCCTGCGCGACGACGACCTCTCCCCGGCCGAACAGGCCGAAATCCTCGATCTGGCCCTGGAACTGAAGCGAGACCGATTTGCGGTGCGACCGCTCGCCGGACCGCAGACCGTCGCCGTGATCTTCGACAAGTCGTCAACCCGCACCCGGGTGTCCTTCGCGGTGGGAATCGCCGACCTCGGCGGCAGCCCGCTCATCATCAGCACCGCGAACAGCCAGCTCGGCGGCAAGGAAACTGCCTCCGACACGGCCCGCGTGCTCGAACGCCAGGTGGCGGCCATCGTGTGGCGCACCTATGGCCAGGCCGGGCTCGAAGAAATGGCGCACGGCACGACAGTGCCCGTGATCAACGCGCTCAGCGACGATTTCCACCCGTGCCAGCTGCTCGCCGACCTGCTCACCATCCGTGAGCACCGCGGCGACCTCGCTGGCCAAACCCTCGCGTTTCTCGGCGACGGCGCCTGCAACATGGGCCAGTCCTACCTGCTCGCCGGAGCGACGGCGGGCATGCACGTGCGCATCGCCTCGCCAGCCGGGTACACGCCCACGGACGCCGTTGTAGCGGATGCCACGGCTATCGCCCTGCGCACCGGCGGCTCGGTCGCGCTCTTCACCGACCCTCTCGAAGCGGTCGCCGGTGTCGACGTGGTCATCACCGACACCTGGGTGTCGATGGGCAAGGAAGAGGAGAAGGCGACGCGCCTCGGCGACCTCGGCCGCTACCGCGTGGATGCCGACATGATGGCCCTCGCAAAACCCGGAGCACACTTCATGCACTGCCTGCCGGCCGATCGCGGCTACGAGGTGACCGCCGACGTGATCGACGGCCCGCAGAGCATCATCTGGGACGAGGCGGAGAACCGCCTGCACGCCCAGAAGGCCCTGCTGGTCTGGCTCCTCGCCCACAACGCCTGA
- the argH gene encoding argininosuccinate lyase, giving the protein MSGDKNTNRAGKAGALWGGRFAGGPSPELARLSKSTHFDWQLAEYDLRGSRAHARALAAAGYLSADELVTMIAAIDLLAFDVAEGRFTPAESDEDVHSALERGLIDRVGVEVGGKLRAGRSRNDQVATLVRLMLRDHAASISGYVIELIDALAEQAETNFDAIMPGRTHLQHAQPVLLAHHLLAHCWPLVRDLERFVDWGKRADYSPYGAGALAGNTLGLDANLVAADLGFGAVVENSIDGTASRDLVAEFAYITAQIGIDMSRLAEEIILWNTKEFGFVTLDDAYSTGSSIMPQKKNPDIAELARGKSGRMIGNLTGLLTTLKGLPLAYNRDLQEDKEPVFDSIETLEVLLPAFAGMIATLTFHTERMAELAPQGFSLATDVAEWLVKRHVSFRDAHEITGSLVKFAETNALDLHEVDDEALLAISPHLVPAVREVLTIRGSVESRDGVGGTAPVRVAEQRAALVERVRKLAVALTE; this is encoded by the coding sequence GTGTCGGGTGACAAGAACACGAACCGCGCCGGCAAGGCGGGTGCCCTGTGGGGTGGCCGTTTTGCCGGGGGACCGTCGCCGGAGTTGGCGAGACTGAGCAAGTCGACGCACTTCGACTGGCAGCTGGCCGAATACGACCTGAGAGGATCCCGGGCACATGCCCGGGCCCTCGCGGCCGCCGGCTACCTGAGCGCTGACGAGCTTGTCACCATGATCGCGGCCATCGATCTTCTCGCCTTCGATGTGGCAGAAGGCCGGTTCACGCCGGCCGAGAGCGACGAAGACGTACACTCCGCTCTTGAACGCGGCCTCATCGACCGGGTTGGCGTCGAGGTGGGCGGCAAGCTCCGCGCCGGACGCAGCCGGAACGACCAGGTGGCCACCCTCGTGCGCCTGATGCTGCGCGACCACGCTGCATCCATCTCCGGTTACGTGATCGAGCTCATCGACGCCCTCGCCGAGCAGGCCGAGACCAACTTCGATGCCATCATGCCCGGCCGCACGCACCTGCAGCACGCCCAGCCGGTGCTGCTCGCGCACCACCTGCTCGCGCACTGCTGGCCGCTCGTGCGCGACCTCGAACGCTTCGTCGACTGGGGTAAGCGCGCGGATTACTCGCCGTATGGCGCCGGGGCGCTTGCCGGCAACACACTCGGCCTTGACGCGAATCTCGTGGCGGCCGACCTCGGCTTCGGCGCCGTGGTGGAGAACTCCATCGACGGCACCGCCAGTCGTGACCTCGTGGCGGAGTTTGCATACATCACGGCCCAGATCGGCATCGACATGTCGCGTTTGGCCGAGGAAATCATTCTCTGGAACACCAAGGAGTTCGGTTTCGTCACCCTCGACGACGCCTACTCCACGGGCTCGTCAATCATGCCGCAGAAGAAGAACCCCGATATCGCCGAACTCGCGCGCGGCAAGTCCGGGCGCATGATCGGCAACCTCACCGGGCTGCTCACCACCCTCAAGGGCCTGCCACTCGCGTACAACCGCGACCTGCAGGAAGACAAAGAGCCGGTCTTCGATTCGATCGAAACCCTCGAGGTGCTGCTCCCGGCATTTGCCGGCATGATCGCGACCCTCACGTTCCACACCGAGCGCATGGCCGAACTCGCGCCGCAGGGCTTCTCCCTGGCAACGGATGTCGCGGAGTGGCTCGTGAAGCGACACGTCTCGTTCCGCGACGCCCACGAGATCACGGGTTCGCTCGTCAAGTTCGCCGAGACGAACGCGCTCGACCTGCACGAGGTGGACGACGAGGCGTTGCTCGCGATCTCACCGCACCTCGTACCCGCGGTGCGCGAGGTGCTCACCATCCGCGGGTCGGTGGAGAGCCGCGACGGCGTCGGGGGCACCGCTCCCGTGCGGGTCGCCGAGCAACGCGCCGCACTCGTGGAGCGCGTTCGTAAGCTGGCAGTCGCTCTCACCGAGTAA
- the tyrS gene encoding tyrosine--tRNA ligase, with protein MSDPTILSKQTNDSSFDNVWEEITWRGLVHVSTDEAELRTLLAGEPITYYCGFDPTAASLHLGNLVQLLLMRRLQLAGHRPLGLVGGSTGLIGDPRPTAERTLTPVETVTEWVGYLQAQVSRFLSSEGENAVTLVNNLDWTAPLSAIDFLREIGKYFRVGTMLKKDAVSARLNSDAGISYTEFSYQILQGLDFLELFRSYGCVLQTGGSDQWGNLTSGTDLIRRAEGTSVHAIGTPLITNSDGTKFGKSEGNAIWLDPKLTSPYAFYQFWLNTDDADVVFRLKIFTFLSKIEIERLALAVDTEPFKREAQRTLAFEVTSLVHGVAATDAAINAAQALFGQGDLSDLDPDTLEAALRELPNTTTAPHASVVQLLLDTGLTKSLGEARRAVAQGGVYLNNVKVASDEETIEGNVLPGGVAVLRRGKKTLAGVFVQ; from the coding sequence GTGTCAGACCCAACCATCCTCAGCAAGCAGACCAATGATTCCTCCTTCGATAACGTCTGGGAGGAGATCACGTGGCGCGGCCTCGTGCATGTCTCCACCGACGAGGCGGAGTTGCGCACACTGCTCGCCGGGGAACCCATCACCTATTACTGCGGGTTCGACCCCACCGCGGCAAGCCTGCACCTCGGCAACCTCGTGCAGCTGCTGCTCATGCGCCGGCTGCAGCTCGCCGGCCACCGCCCGCTCGGTCTCGTGGGAGGGTCGACCGGCCTGATCGGCGACCCGCGGCCGACCGCCGAACGCACGCTCACCCCGGTAGAAACTGTCACCGAATGGGTCGGCTACCTTCAGGCCCAGGTGTCGCGATTCCTCAGCTCCGAGGGTGAGAACGCAGTCACCCTGGTGAACAACCTCGATTGGACCGCCCCGTTGTCCGCCATCGATTTCCTGCGTGAAATCGGCAAGTACTTCCGTGTGGGCACCATGCTCAAGAAGGACGCCGTCAGCGCGCGCCTCAACTCGGATGCCGGGATCAGCTACACGGAGTTCAGCTACCAAATTCTGCAGGGCCTCGACTTTCTCGAGCTTTTCCGGAGTTACGGGTGCGTCTTGCAGACCGGGGGAAGTGACCAGTGGGGCAACCTCACAAGCGGCACCGACCTGATTCGCCGGGCAGAAGGCACCAGCGTGCACGCGATCGGCACTCCGCTGATTACCAACAGCGACGGTACGAAGTTCGGCAAGAGCGAGGGCAACGCCATCTGGCTCGACCCCAAGCTCACGAGCCCGTACGCCTTCTACCAATTCTGGCTGAACACCGACGACGCCGACGTGGTTTTTCGCCTCAAGATTTTCACGTTCCTGAGCAAGATCGAGATCGAGCGGCTCGCGCTGGCCGTCGACACTGAACCCTTCAAGCGGGAGGCCCAGCGCACGCTCGCCTTCGAGGTGACGAGCCTCGTACACGGCGTGGCCGCGACGGATGCCGCGATCAATGCCGCGCAGGCCCTCTTCGGTCAGGGAGACCTGAGCGATCTGGACCCGGACACCCTTGAAGCCGCACTGCGCGAACTGCCGAATACGACCACAGCGCCACACGCATCCGTTGTGCAGCTACTCCTCGACACCGGTCTTACGAAGAGCCTCGGTGAGGCCCGTCGCGCAGTGGCCCAGGGCGGCGTGTACCTGAACAACGTCAAGGTTGCCAGCGACGAGGAAACCATCGAAGGTAACGTACTCCCCGGGGGAGTGGCGGTACTCCGCCGCGGCAAGAAGACCCTCGCCGGCGTCTTCGTTCAGTAG
- a CDS encoding argininosuccinate synthase has protein sequence MAERVVLAYSGGLDTSVGIGWLKDATGKEVVALAVDVGQEGEDMDVIRQRALDCGAVESIVIDAKDEFANDYIVPTLKANALYQKRYPLVSAISRPLIAKYLASTAIELGADSVAHGCTGKGNDQVRFEAAVAALAPELTSLAPVRDFALTRDKAIEYAATHNLPIAQSKKSPYSIDQNVWGRAVETGFLEDPWNAPIEDLYTYSQDPAITRAPTEVVISFDQGVPVAIDGKKVTPLQVVQLMNRLAGDQGVGRIDIVEDRLVGIKSREIYEAPAGMALIAAHEELENMTLERDVARYKRGVESKWAELVYDGLWFSGLKKSLDVFIEDTQKYVTGDIRLKLHAGSAVVTGRSSTTSLYDFNLATYDTGDSFDQSMAKGFIELWSLPSKVAARRDAAAGK, from the coding sequence ATGGCTGAACGTGTTGTGCTCGCATATTCCGGTGGATTGGATACCTCTGTGGGTATCGGCTGGCTGAAAGACGCCACAGGCAAAGAGGTTGTGGCCCTCGCCGTCGACGTTGGACAAGAGGGCGAAGACATGGACGTCATCCGCCAGCGAGCCCTCGATTGCGGTGCCGTGGAGTCCATCGTCATTGATGCCAAGGACGAGTTCGCGAACGACTACATCGTTCCTACGCTCAAGGCCAATGCGCTCTACCAGAAGCGCTATCCGCTTGTCTCGGCCATCAGTCGTCCATTGATTGCCAAGTACCTCGCCTCCACCGCCATCGAGCTGGGTGCCGACAGCGTCGCCCACGGTTGCACAGGTAAGGGCAATGACCAGGTCCGCTTCGAGGCGGCCGTCGCCGCCCTCGCTCCAGAGCTCACCTCCTTGGCTCCCGTTCGCGATTTCGCGCTCACCCGCGACAAGGCCATCGAATACGCCGCCACGCACAACCTGCCGATCGCGCAGTCGAAGAAGAGCCCGTACTCCATTGACCAGAACGTGTGGGGCCGCGCCGTCGAGACGGGCTTCCTCGAGGACCCGTGGAACGCACCGATCGAAGACCTCTACACCTACTCGCAGGATCCTGCCATTACCCGCGCGCCCACCGAGGTCGTCATCTCCTTCGATCAGGGCGTGCCGGTCGCCATCGACGGCAAGAAGGTCACCCCGCTTCAGGTCGTTCAGCTGATGAACCGCCTCGCCGGCGACCAGGGTGTCGGCCGCATTGACATCGTCGAAGACCGCCTCGTGGGTATCAAGAGCCGCGAGATCTACGAAGCCCCCGCAGGCATGGCACTCATCGCAGCCCACGAAGAGCTCGAGAACATGACCCTCGAGCGCGACGTTGCCCGCTACAAGCGCGGTGTCGAGAGCAAGTGGGCAGAGCTCGTTTACGACGGCCTCTGGTTCTCCGGACTCAAGAAGAGCCTGGATGTGTTTATCGAGGACACACAGAAGTACGTCACCGGCGACATCCGTTTGAAGCTGCACGCAGGAAGCGCTGTTGTCACCGGGCGCTCCAGCACGACGAGCCTCTACGACTTCAACCTCGCCACCTACGATACCGGTGACTCCTTCGACCAGTCCATGGCGAAGGGCTTCATCGAACTGTGGTCGCTGCCGAGCAAGGTGGCCGCACGACGCGACGCCGCCGCCGGGAAGTAG
- the argB gene encoding acetylglutamate kinase, whose product MPDTEPESSPAEAAVKAATLIESLPWLKKFHDQIVVVKFGGNAMVSEDLQRAFAEDMVYLRYAGIRPVVVHGGGPQISAMLARLGIESEFRGGYRVTTPEAMDVVRMVLTGQINRDLVSHINQHGPLAAGLSGEDAGLFRGRRRGMVIDGEQVDLGLVGDVVGVDPEAVHAQLSAGRIPVVSSIAPDSDVPGQSLNVNADAAAAALAIALGAAKLVILTDVAGLYSDWPNRESLVSIIDVPTLRALLPDLESGMIPKMTACLDAVEGGVAKAAIIDGRVPHSILLEIFTGSGIGTEVVPA is encoded by the coding sequence ATGCCCGACACCGAACCCGAGAGCAGTCCGGCGGAGGCCGCCGTCAAGGCCGCGACCCTGATCGAGTCGCTGCCGTGGCTCAAGAAGTTCCATGACCAGATCGTGGTGGTGAAATTCGGGGGCAACGCCATGGTGAGCGAGGACCTGCAACGGGCCTTCGCCGAAGACATGGTCTATCTGCGTTATGCGGGCATCCGCCCGGTCGTCGTGCACGGCGGCGGCCCGCAAATTTCGGCGATGCTCGCACGCCTCGGCATCGAGAGTGAGTTCAGGGGCGGCTACCGGGTGACGACCCCCGAGGCAATGGACGTGGTGCGCATGGTGCTCACCGGCCAGATCAACCGCGACCTCGTGAGCCACATCAACCAGCACGGCCCCTTGGCCGCCGGATTGTCCGGTGAAGACGCCGGGCTGTTCCGCGGTCGCCGCCGTGGCATGGTGATCGACGGCGAACAGGTCGACCTCGGCCTCGTCGGCGACGTTGTGGGCGTCGACCCCGAGGCGGTTCACGCTCAGCTCTCCGCTGGACGAATCCCCGTGGTCTCCTCGATCGCGCCGGACTCCGACGTTCCTGGCCAGTCCCTCAACGTGAACGCCGACGCGGCGGCGGCAGCCCTGGCGATCGCGCTCGGCGCCGCCAAGCTCGTGATCCTCACCGACGTGGCGGGCCTCTACTCCGACTGGCCGAACCGCGAGTCGCTTGTTTCGATCATTGACGTGCCCACCCTGCGCGCGCTGCTGCCCGACCTTGAGTCGGGCATGATCCCCAAAATGACGGCCTGCCTTGACGCGGTCGAGGGCGGCGTGGCCAAGGCCGCGATCATCGACGGGCGGGTGCCGCACTCGATCCTGCTCGAAATTTTCACCGGCAGCGGTATCGGCACGGAGGTCGTCCCAGCATGA